TGATACCGGATGCACAGTCAAAGTACAATACTTTCTTCGCCAAATTACTTTCCTCCCCTTATATACCGTCATTTCACCGGCTGCGTTTTCCCGCCAGACAGTTAATGCTGTGCGCCATATAGCCCGCGCCGAAACCATTATCTATGTTGACTACGCTGGTGCCGCTCGCGCAACTGTTCAGCATGGCAAGCAGCGCCGCCAGACCGTTAAAACTGGCTCCATAACCCACAGAGGTCGGCACCGCAATTACCGGCTTGTCCGTCAGACCGCCGATTACAGATGCCAGTGCTCCTTCCATTCCCGCCACCGCAATTACAACATTCGCGCGGGTGAGCACATCCATCTTTGCCAGCAGGCGGTGAATGCCCGCCACGCCCACATCGTAGATTTCCTCCACCTCATTTCCGAGGAAACGCGCTGTCAGCGCCGCTTCTCTCGCCACCGGCAAATCCGACGTTCCGGCGCACGCCACCAGAATCATGCCATTATTAAACGGCTGCGCAGGTTTGCCCCGGCTGATGATACGCGCCAGCTCATCGTATTCCATATCCGGGCAGATTTTTCTGACAGCCTCATATTTTTCCCGGCTGCAGCGTGTTCCGAAAATATGCTCCGCGCCATGCTCCAGCATATTTTTCACAATTCCGCAAATCTGCTCCTGCGTCTTTCCGGCACAGTAGATGATTTCCGGCACGCCGGTGCGCACCTCCCGGTGGTAATCCACCTTGGCGTATCCCAGCTCCTCAAAAGGCTCTATTTTGAGCATTTTTTCTGCTTCTTCCGCCCGTATTTCTCCCTTTTCCAGTTTCTGTAAAATCTCCATTGTATTCACAAAGCGTCATCTCCTTTTCCGGCTTCGTAACCGTTCAGACGGGCTGCCCTGTCACCTGCGGCAGACCGTTTTTATTACAGCGGACCGGTCCCGCTTATATTAATCAAACACGCCGCTGCGGATTCCTTCCAGGTCGAGTGTGACAAACGAAAATCCCAGTTCTCTGATTTTCTGAATCTGTCCGGTAAGCGTCACCAGACGTCCCATATCTTCCCGCGGCACCTCAATACGCGCAATCATATCATGAACCCGCACACGGCAAGCCGCAAATCCGGCATCATGCAGAATTTTTTCCGCCTCCCCCACCCGCTGCAGTTTTTCCGCAGTCAGATGCGTATGATATGAGAACCTGGATGCCAGGCACGCCTGCGACGGCTTGTTCCAGATGGAAATCCCCCACTCTCTTGCACAGGTGCGGATATCCTGCTTTGTAAATCCGCTCTCAAAAAGCGGCGAAATGATACCGATTTCCTCCGCCGCCTGCGCACCCGGCCGGTATACCCCGGCATCGTCCGCATTTTTGCCGTCCGCCACCGCCGTAAATCCGTTTTCTGCTGCACATTCCTTTATCCGGCTCATCAGATGCTTTTTGCAAAAATAGCAGCGCCGTTTATCGTTCTCTGCAAACTCCGGAATTGCAAGCACATCCACCTCCAGAATACGGTAATCTGCCCCCATATCTTTAAGAAGCCGCTCTGCTTCGCACACCTCCGCCTCCGGCATCATCAGTCCCCGGCAGAGAACAGCCAGCACCTGCTCTTTCCCCAGCGCCCGCAGCGCCGCCGCCAGCAGGAAATGAGAATCAATTCCCCCGGAGTAAGCAACCGCAAGCCTGCCTTTTTCCTGCAGAATGCTCTGCAGCTTATCTGTTTTTTCTGTCATATGCTTCTCCTTCCGATTTCCGTTAATGCTCATACCGGCTGCGAAGCAGCGCAATTTCCCGCGCATAGCCTTCGTCATCGTTGGGTGTTTCCAGAATAAACGGAAGGTGGCAGAGCTTCGGATGATTTATTACGCGCACCAGCGCTTCCAGCCCAATCTGGCCCTCGCCGATTCTGGCGTGGCGGTCCTTATGGCTGCCGCACGGGTTCATACTGTCATTCAGATGGATTGCGCAGAGCCGTTCCAGCCCGATAATACGGTCGAATTCTTCCAGAACGCCGTCCAGGTTTCCGGCAATATCGTAGCCGCCGTCCCATACATGGCAGGTGTCCAGACAGACGCCCATTTTCTCCTGCAGTTCAACTTTATCCAGTATGGCGCGCAGCTCTTCAAAAGTACGTCCGATTTCACTGCCTTTTCCGGACATTGTCTCCAGCAGCACGATCGTACTCTGCCCTGGTGTGAGCGTTTCATTCAGCATCTGCGCCGTGTAGGCAATTCCCGCCTCCGCTCCCTGCTTCACATGGCTGCCCGGATGAAAATTATAGTAATTTCCCGGCGTGTACTCCAGCCGTTTCAAATCATCCGCAAAAGTATTTTTCGCAAATTCCCGCAGATGCGCATCCGCCGAGCACGGATTTAACGTATAAGGCGCATGCGCCACCAGCTTTTCGAAGCCCTGTTCCTTTGCGAATTGAAGAAACGCTGCCGCGTCCTCCGGATTTATCTCCTTTGCTTTCCCGCCGCGCGGATTTCTGGTAAAAAACGCAAAGGTATTTGCGCCCAGCCTGACTGCCATTTTCCCCATTGCGAGATAGCCTTTTGAGGATGACAGATGATTTCCTATTTTCAGCATACTAAATTCCTTTCCATCATTAAAAAAGCAGATTCACAAAACCGATAACCGCACCAAGCAGACCGCCGATCCACACCAGCGCATTCAGCTCCCTGCGTGAAATATCCATAATCAGAGCTTCCAGTTCCCGTATATCAAATTCATTAATTTTTTCTTCAACAATGCCGGAAACATCCAGCCGCTCGATAAAACGCCCGGATTTCTTTTCCAGTATCTCCAGATACAGGTCCCAGATTTTTTCTTTGAACACATCTTTTTTCTGCCAGAGCAGCGTCGCCGCCTCTTTTACCGGCTTGTCCATCCATTTCCGGTACCCGTCGTCAATATAGCCTTTTATGATAGCCGGGCACTGCATGGCAATCACCTCGTCAATCCGCTCCGCAATCGCATCCTGCGACTTGCGGATAGCCGGTTCCGCAACCATTGCCACCATCGTATTCAGATTTGACAGAATCTCCGTGATTGCGTATTCCAGGATTGTATCCCCGATTTTCTGCGATATTATTTTATCCGTAACGTAGGCTGATATCGTATCCCCCGCGTATTCCTCTGCGGAATTGATTGCCGGATACACGCCCTTTCGTTCCAGATATTCCTGCACGGTACCTTCCTCATGCCCCAGCTTTTCTATTACGCTGTCCACTTTTCTGTGAAACGCATCGTGAAGCGTATCCGACGCAAGCGCCTTCTGCAGCGTATCCTTATCCAGCAGCTTGTCCCCGATGACTCTGCCGATTGCCTTCGCCAGTCTGGGCTGCTCTTTGGGAATCAGTCCCGGCGTAAAGGGCAGCGTAAACTTCCCGATTTTCACCGGGTGAAACGGGCGGAACAACATTCTGATGGCGATACCATTTGTAATAAGCCCAATCAGACCGCCAATCACCGGCGCTGCAATTATTTTAAAATCTATCATTTTACATCATCCACTCTTTTTCTATTGTCTCCTTCAGTTCCCCAAACATCGGATAAAAGCGGGTTTTTGTATCCTTTATAATATCCTCCGCAATCGCTTTGTTATACGCGTGTGTGACATTATTGCGGGCAACCAGCGCCGACATCCATAGTTCCTCATCAGAAATCAGACCTGCCTGGTAGGCGGTTTTCAGAATCTGCCTGGGCGACCCGGTTTTTCCTTCCGCAAATCCATCGCGCTCCAGAATTTCCTTCATTGCCTTCCATGATTGCTCAAAGCAGACCTCGTAGAGACCAACCATCCCGGTCAGTTCCACATTTCCATATGGCTCCGTATAGTCAAAGATATCTTTCAGATTTTTATACGCATTACAAAAATTCTCAAATTTTTTCATAAAGCAGTATTCCTTCCTCCTTGATTGCCGCTCTGAGCTCCGGCTCAACGGCTGCTCCAAGATTCACTATGTCAAATTTCAAAAGCGTCGGCGCCTCTTCATCCGCCAGGATAGTGAATTTATCCGTATTTCCGCCAAACACCGCCAAATCAATATCGCTTCTTTCTTTAAAATCTCCTCTCGCCCGTGAACCAAACAATATCACGCGCTCAATATTGCACTCCTGTGCATATTGTTTAAGCGCAGCAAGAACTTTTTCTTTTATCCCTGTTTTCTGACATATTGTATTTTCCATAAAGCACCCCTGCAAAATATCATACCATATTCTGCCGCCCGATGTCCACGAAATTAATTATACAGAGCTTCCTGGAACACAATCTTTCTGAATGATACTTCTGATTCTGCATACACTAATCGAAGCAGACAATGCGTGTATTGCAGCAATTCAGACAGGCGCCCGCCCCGGCTGCAGCAATCACAGAAAGGAGCATTTATATGAGCAGATATACAAAAAACGAAGATATTACAGAATCTTATGATTATCTGGGAAAATCGGCTTCCCGGACGGACTGTACCGGGCTGATTCCCTCCGCGCCGCAGAGCGACTACGAGCTGGAATCCTATGAAAATATATATCCGTTTCTTCCGCCACATATTGCAAACAAAGAAGGACCGGGCGACGCTTCCGGAAAAACGGACGCGCATGGCAGACTGCCCGGCGCCCGCGGCTGAAGTCACACAGACTTCCAGAACCGCTGGTTACTGTGAACAGAGTGAACAGTAACAACCGCTTTAACGGATTCCACAACCATTTCAAAAACACTTGTGCGAATCACCTTCTATGATATATAATATAAAGAAAACAGAATTCATAGGAGGTACATATGGAAAAGTCAAAGGTTTATTTTACAAATCTGCGTACAGACGGAAATCATAATCTGCAGCAGAAGCTCACCCGACTGATTAAAAAAGCAGGCATTGCCAATATTGATTTTGAAAATAAATATGTTGCAATTAAAATCCATTTTGGCGAGCCGGGTAATCTTGCCTACCTTCGCCCGAACTATGCAAAAACGGTTGTAGATATCGTGAAGGAACTCGGCGGAAAGCCGTTTCTTACGGACTGCAATACGCTTTATGTCGGCGGAAGGAAAAACGCGCTGGACCACATCGAAAGCGCTTATGTGAACGGCTTTTCTCCGTTTTCCACCGGCTGCCATATCCTGATTGCCGATGGTCTGAAGGGAACGGATGACGTGCAGGTTCCGGTAAGCGGCGGTGAATATGTAAAAGAAGCGAAAATCGGACGCGCTGTGATGGACGCCGATATTGTAATCAGCCTGAATCATTTTAAGGGACACGAGGCAACCGGTTTTGGCGGCGCTCTGAAGAATCTCGGCATGGGCTGCGGTTCCCGCGCCGGAAAAATGGAAATGCACAGCGCAGGAAAGCCGTCGGTCAATACGGATGCCTGCATAGGATGCGGAGCCTGCAGCCGTATCTGCGCACATGGTGCCGCTGTTGTAACAGACAAAAAAGCTTCTATCGACCACAATAAATGTGTCGGCTGCGGAAGATGCATCGGCGTCTGTCCGAAGGATGCCGTAGAGGCAGCGAGCGATGAGGCAAATGATATCTTAAACTGCAAAATCGCCGAGTATTCCAAGGCAGTTATCGACGGCAGACCGAATTTCCATATCAGTCTGGTGGTGGATGTTTCCCCGAACTGCGACTGCCATGCGGAAAATGACCTGCCAATCGTACCGGATGTCGGCATGTTCGCTTCCTTCGACCCGGTTGCGCTTGATGTGGCATGTGCCGACGCTGTAAATGCACAGCCGGTCATTCACGGCAGTATTCTGGATGAAGCCCGCCAGAAGCACGACCATACCGGACATGACCATTTCCACATGAATCATCCGGATACAAACTGGAAATCCTGCATCGAACATGCAAAGAAAATCGGTATCGGAACCGATGAATATGAATTAATTGAAGTATAAAACCCGCAGAGTATTGCATCAGCAGCCGGTCAGCCGGCTGCTGATTTTCTGCGAAAGTCCTGTTGCCGGCATTGCACTGCTAAAAAACACCGGACAGCATTTCCCCCAGAGTTTCTGCCGGTTCGCTGTGCGGTGTGTTCCGGTAGCGGTCACTGAGATACTCTCCCGGAACACGTCCCTCATCGGACAGTGTTTTTAAATAACTTTCTTCATCCCTGTAGGTGTGCAGAAACACCAGACTGTTCCGGGAAATTACCGGCATCTGTTCCAGATCCAGCAGAACCTCCCGCAGCTCATCCGGAGCCATACACAGGTTTTTTCCCAGAACAATCGCTTTGATATGCCCCAGATCCAGATATTTATCCAGTTCATTCTGATAGTTTGCCCGGATTTCGTCCACACTGTCTCCCTCCACCAGAAAATCCCCGAACCCGCCCGTCAGCGTTCCGCCGCGCCAGTCCAGTTCCATTGCCTGTGCAAAGATACGGTCTTCCAGTTCGCGCGCCGCGCATCCGCAGAGTGCCGCCGCACATACCGCACACATCAGCAGCATTTTCACAATCCGCATTTTTTCTTCATCCTTTCCAGTATACTAAGAAAAACAGGCGTTGCCGCCAGCAGCGGCACCAGAGCGCAAAGTCCCCATCTGAAATACAGGTGCGCGGCATTTTCATAGCTTCCCGTCAGCAGCGCCGGAAGTGTTCCTGCCGCAAATGTGCCTGCCGTCAGCCAGACGCTTTTGTTTTCCGGCAACAGTTCTCCCGCTATCCGCCTCAGATAATGGAATGCATTCCCGGCAGCAAGGAAAAGACCGGGAAGCAAAACCGCCAGAAATACTGCGTCCCACCGCTGTAAAAACCCGCCCGGTACCGAGGCGCTGCTCATGAGCGTCAGAGCCGGCCAGGGCAGGCGCGAAAAGCTGCTCTCCCCGAAAACTCCCAGCGCGATCCCAAATACGGCAAGCAGAACCCCCGCCGTAAGAAGTATTCCCTTCTGCATCGCTCCTCTAAGCGTTTTTACGGACCGGCTTTTCCGGCGGCTGATATACGGCAGTTCGTATAAAATCAGGGTCACTTCAAAGAAACTGCCGGCTGCTGCGCCGCTTCTGCCCAGAATTTTCATTATGTCAAAATTCCCCGCATCATGAAAGCTTCCGTTGCCGGATAAATTTTCCAGTCTTACCGACCCCGCCGACGCAAGCAGCATAATAATCAGCGCCGCCGCGACCGGAAGGAAAAATATCTCCGCCATCCGTCCGCATATCTGTCCGTCGTCCGCGCTCCTGCCCTGCGGCTTTATCTCCTGCTTTTCCATATGGCTCCCTGCCATCCGGCACCGCCCTCCCGATGCCGTCGCCGCGCCTGCCAGAAGCGTGCAGACCAGCAGCGTATTCTCTGACGTTTCCGGAAGCAGGTACAGTCGGCAGATGGCTCCCGTAAGCCTCGCCAGATACGCCAGATGCAGTATTAAAAATAAAATCATCAGAATACTGAAGGCATACGCCGTATATCTGCCCACCCGCTCCTGCAGATATACGGTGAAGCCGCCCGGTGCAGATACCGGATTTTCGTTACGCACCGTAGTTCCGGTATCTGCGGAATTTCCGGTATATTCCGCAATCCCGGCAATCAGTCCGGTATAAAGGAATGCCCAGAAAATTCCAAGTGCCACCGCCGCCAGAAATTCCGCTCCCGACATTCCCGTGCCCACATATGGCAGAAACAGCATTAATCTGGCAGTCAGACTGATAAAAAGCAGACGTGAAATCTGATGAACCGATATTTTCCCATTATTTGCGAGCATTGTCCCCCTCCTTTTGCCGCATACGGACCCGCTGTCTGTGCCAGGCAAAAAGCGGGCGTCTCTGCAGTGTCCGCATCGGCCAGCGCAGCAGACTGTCGCGCAGATCATATGCGTCATTTACTTCCGGCATGGCAAACGGGTTCAGGTACGGAACACCAAAGCTCTGCAGGCGGGTCAGATGCAGTGCCAGGAAATAACCTCCGAGCGCAATTCCCACAATGCCAAGAGCCCCTCCCAGAAAAACGTTTACATATTTTATGAGACGGAGCGCCTCCGAAAATTCTTCATTTGGAACCGAAAAGGAACCAAGCGCCGTCAGCGCAACCACCACGACGGTCATCGGACTGACAAGATTTGCCGACACCGCCGACTGCCCGATGATAAGCCCACCGACAATACCGATGGTATTTCCGATTGCTCCCGGCATTCTGAGCCCTGCCTCACGAATCAGCTCAAAAGCAAGCTCCATTAAAAGAACCTCCAGAAGAACCGGAAACGGCACTCCCGCTCTCGCCTCTGCCAGAGACAATATGAGATTTGTCGGAAGAAGCTGTGTATGATAACAGCTTGCAGCCACATACAGCCCCGGCAGAAACGCTGCCAGAAATGCCGCCAGATACCGTATCAGGCGCAAAAAGGAAACCACCATAAAATGACGGTAGTAATCGTCGCCCGTCTGAAACATACTGTTTACGGTAGCCGGCAGAATCAGCGCTTCCGGTGAATGGTCCAGCAGAATTGCCGCCCTTCCCTCCAGCAGCGCCTGGGCGGTGCGGTCCGGGCGTTCACTCGCCTGGCACTGCGGAAACGGCGACCAGACATTTTCTTTCATAAGCTGCTCCAGCATACCGCCATCCATCACACTGTCAATATCCGGCACACGCAGCTTCGTCCGCACCTGCTCCAGAATCTTTCCGTAAGCCACTCCCTCCAGATACAGAAGAACCGCCTCCGTCTTCGTGCGGCGCCCCAGCACCCATTTTTCCTGCGTCAGCGCACCGTCACGGATGCGCTTCTCTATCAGAGAAATATTCGTACCGATATCCTCCGTAAAAGCCTCTCTGGAGCCGCGGATGTTTTTTTCACCCTCCGCTTTTGGTATTTCCATAGATTTCCTCCTGTCGCTGTTATAATCAATATATTGCATCATTCTCCGGATACCTGGCAGCACTAAAACATCCACCAGAATTTTTTTAGTATGCATAACATCAAAAAAAGAGAGAACCGTGCAAAAACGTTCTCTCTTTATCCTGTCCATTTCTTTCCTTTTTATTCTCTAATGCTTTTCCCCTGCAGTCCACTTTTCCTTATGACGTGACTGCCTTGCAGCCCTGCATGCACTGTTCCTGTAATCTTCAGTATTGTTCTATTTTAACATTTCCTGTCAGGCTCTGCACCATTGAATCCTTCTGGTTATTGATATGCACGCGCATAGCGCTTCCGGCTTTCGCCGCATCCCGCTTCTTCAGGGCACGGCGGATGGTGTCGTGCTCTTCCACCAGCAGGCGGTGCATCCGCTTATCCTTCAGATATTCCAGACGGTAACGGTACATTTGCTCGCGGATATTCTGCAGCATCTGCTGCAGGCGGCGGTTGTTGGCCGCACTGTATATAATCTCATGAAATGCCATGTCTGTTTCCACACAGGCAAGCAGATTGTCCTCCTCCAGGCTGCGGCGGAATTCGCCCGCCGCTTTTTTCAAATCGCGGAGCTGCTCCTCGGTAATGTATTCACATGCCTTCTGGACAGCAAGCTCTTCCAGGGCGGCGCGCACCTCCAGCACGTCCTCCAGATCCTGCAGCGTAATCTCCGCCACCACCGCGCCGCGCCGCGGCATCATGCGCACCAGTCCTTCCAGCTCCAGCTTCCGGATAGCCTCACGCACCGGTGTGCGGCTCACCCCCAGGCGCTGGGCAAGCTGGATTTCCATAAGGCGCTCGCCCGGCTTCAGTTCGCCCTTTAAAATTGCCTTCCGCAATGTGTTAAATACCACATCCCGCAGCGGAAGATATTCGTTCATATCCACATGGAAATTATCGTTCATTTTCTCCTCCGTATTACATAATGCCCCGCACTACGCCTCCCGGCAGTCTGCACGGCATCCTCTGCCTCTATGATACAAGATAGACCTGTTTTGCTTCCCCGCCTCCGTCAAGCGCCCGGTAAGCCTCCTGCGCCGCCGCGGCATCCTCGAATAATCCGAACACGGTCGGACCACTTCCGCTCATCATGGCATTCAGTGCGCCGTGCTCTTTCATCACTTCCTTTATCCGGCGGATAACAGGGTATTCCGGAATGGTAACCGTCTCCAGCACATTTCCCATAAGACGCGCCAGTCCGTGCAGATCGCCGCGCTTCAGGGCCTCGATCTGTCCGTCGATGTCCGGGTGTTCTTTTAATTCGTCCGCCCGCAGATTCCCGTACACAAATTTTGTGGATACATGGATACCGGGCTTCGCAATCAGAATGTGACATTCCGGCATGGGCGGCAGCGGCGTCAGCCTTTCCCCGATTCCCTCCGCCAGCGCGGTTCCGCGCATGACGCAGAACGGAACATCCGCGCCGATTTTCACACCGCGCTTCATCAGCTGCTCCGTATCCAGTCCCAGCTCAAACAATTTATTTACGCCAACCAGCGTGGCAGCGGCATCCGAGCTTCCGCCCGCCATGCCGGCGGCCACCGGAATATATTTGCCAAGCTCGATTTCCACGCCCTGTTTTATCTGAAACTCGTCCATCAGAAGCTTTGCTGCCCGGTATACCAGATTATCCTCCCCGGTAGGCAGGAAGCGCAGATTTGTCCGTATGGAAATCTGTCCGTCCGCCGCCGGGCGGATTACCAGTCTGTCGTACAGCCCGATGGTCTGCATAATCATTCGTACCTCGTGATAACCGTCTTCTCTTTTTCGAAGTACATCAAGACCGAGGTTGATTTTCGCCTTTGCCTTCAGTTTTATTTCTTTCATTGTGTACCTCACTCGTATTTTGTATACAATCCTGTCAAGATTGTATCATGTTCCGTGCAGGATTGCAACCGTTGTCAGCTCACAGTTTTCAAACTGTTTTCAAAATTATAAGCTGCGTGCCAGGCCGGATATCCTTCTCCTCTATCTTGTTCAGCGCGCATATCCGCTGCGGTGTCGTGAAATAGTGTTTAGAAATTTCCCAGAGCGTATCCTCCGGCTGTACAAGATATCCGACAATTCCCGGCAGCTCCTGCAGCTTCTTCAGATCCAGCTCGTGCTCCTCAATATCCACAATGCACTGCTCATGATGGATGCGCACCACAAAGGCATTCAGATTTACGCAGATTTTTGCCTCGATTTCTTCGCTGTCAATCATGGTCGTGGACAACTGCTCCAGGTCGGTCTGCAGCGTAAAGCGGCAATCCGGCGTGATGTTTTTCACCTCGATGGTCTGCGTAAACGGCACGGCGCCCTCCATGACTGCATAGGGAGCCTGGTCATCTGGAGAGACATACAGAATCGTGACAAAAACCGCTCCCTCCACCTCGATTCCCTGCTCTGTAATGGCGGTGTTATCAATGCGCACCTCCCCACGGCTGCTGCAGGTCTGAAGCATACGCGGCTGCCTGCCATCCAGATGGATACGCTCGCTCGCCCGGATTTTGGAAAAGTTTTTCACCAGAAGGCTCTCGTAGACCTGCTGCTGTGTGACTGGCTGCAGATTCCTGACGGGCGAATAAATATCCTCCAGCACGCGCACCTGTTCCTCCCGGTATAGCTTGATATCTAAATCCAGCACCGCTTCAATGGACAGCAGACGCCGCTCCCCGTCATAATCCTCCAGCACCTCCAGGCTGCTCTGGGAGAGTACGATGTCAATCTGTGGAATCATATCCGCCGTGCATTCTTTGCACTCGATGGTTCCCTGAAACGGCAGGGCAGTCTCCAGCCACTGCTTTGTGCGGTTTTCATCGTCCCCCTCATACAGCACAAATACGAATAATTCTCCCTTAATGTCCAGTTGCCCGTCCAGTACGCGGCTGTCTGTTCCTCTGAGCTGGATACTCTCCCAGAGAACATTGGCAATATTAGGTTTATTGGAA
This is a stretch of genomic DNA from Marvinbryantia formatexigens DSM 14469. It encodes these proteins:
- a CDS encoding DUF3794 and LysM peptidoglycan-binding domain-containing protein, giving the protein MELLKKNIHMMREKGRTVSRITLEEDCNVPDSQADAGRIIQNKAEVKPEDVQVDTDRVTVAGFLQVCVLYITDTPERSLGRLDAKLPFREVLNLPGAAPGENVHLKWETEDISVSLINSRKLSVKALLAFTASMEEIYDAQAAVELHGVPEVSTLTKDLELLQLVVQKKDILRIKDEATVSSNKPNIANVLWESIQLRGTDSRVLDGQLDIKGELFVFVLYEGDDENRTKQWLETALPFQGTIECKECTADMIPQIDIVLSQSSLEVLEDYDGERRLLSIEAVLDLDIKLYREEQVRVLEDIYSPVRNLQPVTQQQVYESLLVKNFSKIRASERIHLDGRQPRMLQTCSSRGEVRIDNTAITEQGIEVEGAVFVTILYVSPDDQAPYAVMEGAVPFTQTIEVKNITPDCRFTLQTDLEQLSTTMIDSEEIEAKICVNLNAFVVRIHHEQCIVDIEEHELDLKKLQELPGIVGYLVQPEDTLWEISKHYFTTPQRICALNKIEEKDIRPGTQLIILKTV